A window of the Mesorhizobium sp. L-2-11 genome harbors these coding sequences:
- a CDS encoding IS30 family transposase: MGIQKRRSHRSGRAPLPSPGRPPVAERSELQRFWLGIAQGMTSEDAALAAGMSQPVGTRLFRQAGGMAPAMFRSSSKPPSGRYLSFVEREEIALLRVQGLSRREIGRQLGRSASTISRELRRNAATRSGGLEYRASTAQWHAERSARRPKPTKLALNTTLRTYVEQRLAGVVMTPSGAPVPGPAVSWKGRRHGPRKNRRWATAWSPEQIARRLPIDFPDDETMRISHEAIYQALFVQGRGALRRELSACLRTGRVLRVPRARVRGRGKSFVSPEIMISQRPAEAVDRAVPGHWEGDLILGLGSSAIGTLVERTTRFTMLLHLPRLAGHGEAPRMKNGPALAGHGAEAVRDAITRTIITLPEELRRSLTWDQGAEMAQHDRLKIDAGVQVYFCDPQSPWQRGTNENTNGLLRQYFPKGTDLSVHSADEIAAVAVALNARPRKTLGWKTPAEALDELLSRVNTIGVATTA; the protein is encoded by the coding sequence ATGGGCATCCAAAAGCGACGATCACACCGTTCTGGACGAGCGCCGTTGCCGTCACCGGGACGTCCGCCAGTGGCGGAGAGATCTGAACTCCAGCGATTCTGGTTGGGGATCGCGCAAGGAATGACAAGCGAAGATGCTGCGCTGGCTGCTGGTATGTCGCAGCCTGTTGGAACCAGATTGTTCCGACAGGCGGGTGGCATGGCACCAGCGATGTTCAGATCTTCGAGCAAGCCGCCGTCCGGGCGGTACCTCTCGTTTGTGGAACGTGAGGAGATCGCACTACTTCGCGTTCAAGGCCTTTCGAGACGCGAGATCGGTCGCCAACTTGGCCGATCCGCCTCAACCATCTCCCGCGAGCTACGACGCAATGCCGCGACGCGCAGCGGTGGCCTGGAGTATCGTGCATCGACAGCCCAATGGCATGCCGAGCGATCGGCCCGTCGACCCAAACCGACCAAGCTTGCGCTCAACACGACCTTGCGCACTTATGTTGAGCAGAGACTGGCCGGCGTCGTCATGACTCCGAGCGGCGCTCCCGTTCCGGGTCCCGCCGTTTCGTGGAAGGGCCGCCGGCATGGCCCGCGAAAGAATCGGCGGTGGGCCACGGCCTGGAGCCCGGAACAGATTGCCCGACGCTTGCCGATCGACTTCCCGGACGACGAGACGATGCGCATCAGCCACGAAGCCATCTATCAGGCCCTTTTTGTTCAGGGCCGGGGAGCGCTACGCCGCGAACTGTCGGCCTGCTTGAGAACGGGGCGCGTGTTGCGGGTCCCCAGGGCGCGCGTACGCGGGCGAGGCAAGAGCTTTGTCTCGCCGGAGATCATGATCAGTCAACGCCCCGCCGAAGCGGTCGATCGCGCGGTGCCGGGTCACTGGGAGGGAGACCTCATCCTTGGTCTTGGCAGCTCGGCGATCGGCACGCTGGTTGAGCGTACGACGCGCTTCACGATGTTGCTGCATCTTCCCCGACTTGCGGGGCATGGCGAAGCTCCGCGCATGAAGAATGGCCCTGCTCTCGCGGGACACGGAGCTGAAGCCGTGCGTGACGCGATTACGCGCACCATCATCACCTTGCCCGAAGAGTTGCGGCGTTCGCTGACCTGGGATCAGGGAGCCGAAATGGCTCAGCATGATCGTCTCAAGATCGACGCGGGTGTCCAAGTCTACTTCTGCGATCCGCAAAGCCCATGGCAGCGTGGCACCAACGAGAACACCAATGGACTGCTGCGTCAGTACTTCCCGAAAGGCACCGACCTGAGCGTCCACAGCGCCGACGAGATCGCCGCCGTGGCCGTGGCCCTCAATGCCCGACCGAGAAAAACTCTGGGATGGAAAACACCCGCAGAAGCGCTTGACGAGTTGCTGTCGCGAGTGAACACAATCGGTGTTGCGACGACCGCTTGA
- a CDS encoding tyrosine-type recombinase/integrase: MTALAPHLTAYLLEHLPRDRGASRHTVDSYAYTFQLLVGFAAQRLRVRPCEIEIEQLGAEMILDFLDHIEAERANTPRTRNARLAAIKSFFRFLEYRAPACLNVAMQVQAIPSKRIEQPLVDYLTRPELQALLDAPDRRTASGVRDRAMFHLAYACGLRVSELTGLQLDDVDLPAADSIHVIGKGRRERLLPLWKETQTVLKDWLRIRPKSKVEAVFLNYRGEAITRHGFASRLAVHIGTAQRSAPSLARKRVTPHVLRHTCAIHTLQATGDVRRVALWLGHSSVVSTEIYLRVDPAEKLDILDAGAPPLIKKGTFTGVSDRLLAMLAAARGT, translated from the coding sequence ATGACGGCTCTTGCTCCCCATCTTACCGCCTATCTGTTGGAACACCTGCCACGCGACCGCGGCGCCAGCCGTCACACGGTCGATAGCTACGCCTATACGTTCCAACTCCTTGTCGGCTTCGCCGCCCAGCGGTTGCGGGTGCGCCCGTGCGAGATCGAGATCGAGCAGCTCGGCGCGGAAATGATCCTCGACTTCCTCGATCATATCGAGGCCGAAAGAGCGAATACCCCTCGCACCCGCAATGCCCGGCTGGCGGCTATCAAGTCCTTCTTCCGGTTCCTGGAGTATCGCGCGCCCGCCTGCCTCAACGTCGCCATGCAGGTGCAGGCGATTCCTAGCAAGCGGATCGAACAGCCTCTGGTCGATTATCTGACGCGGCCGGAGTTGCAGGCATTGCTCGATGCACCGGACCGGCGAACGGCTTCGGGTGTGCGCGACAGAGCGATGTTCCACTTGGCATATGCCTGCGGCTTGAGAGTGTCCGAGCTGACGGGTCTCCAGCTCGATGATGTGGACCTACCCGCCGCCGACAGCATCCATGTCATCGGTAAGGGCCGTCGTGAACGGTTGCTACCGCTCTGGAAGGAAACGCAAACCGTCCTGAAAGACTGGTTGCGCATCCGACCGAAAAGCAAGGTCGAGGCCGTGTTCCTCAACTATCGCGGCGAGGCCATCACGCGGCATGGCTTCGCCAGTCGCCTCGCGGTGCATATCGGCACGGCCCAGCGCTCCGCTCCTTCCCTGGCGCGCAAAAGGGTGACACCGCATGTGCTGCGACACACCTGTGCCATCCATACACTTCAGGCCACAGGCGATGTCAGGCGGGTGGCGCTCTGGCTTGGCCACAGCAGCGTCGTCAGCACCGAAATCTATCTGCGGGTCGATCCAGCCGAGAAGCTAGATATCCTTGATGCCGGTGCTCCGCCGCTGATCAAGAAGGGCACGTTCACCGGAGTCTCCGACCGCCTGCTGGCGATGCTCGCGGCCGCACGAGGCACGTAA
- a CDS encoding tyrosine-type recombinase/integrase yields MTQLRQRMSEDMQVRNLALNTQLSYLQQVSLFARHFSKSPDLLEREDIRTYQVYLTNEKKLSPGSIHTAIAALRFLYKVTLERDWAPEEVLPLPKKPQKLPIILSPEEVQRFLGCVLDVKHHAILTTCYAAGLRISEAVQLKPTDIDSQRMVIRVEQGKGQKDRYVMLSPKLLEILRNYWKLRRPEGWLFPGDRAGQPITRDAVGHACAKARDLSGLSKPVTPHSLRHAFAVHLLEAGADVRTIQLLLGHRSLATTAHYLRIATNKVCATSSPFELLPRPAPTPPPPAKPQYF; encoded by the coding sequence ATGACCCAACTTCGCCAGCGCATGAGTGAGGACATGCAGGTGCGCAACCTCGCGCTCAACACCCAGCTGTCGTATCTGCAACAGGTGTCGCTGTTCGCCCGCCACTTCAGCAAGTCGCCGGACTTGCTCGAGCGAGAGGATATTCGGACCTATCAGGTCTATCTGACCAACGAGAAGAAGCTGTCGCCGGGCTCGATCCACACCGCCATTGCGGCGCTGCGCTTTCTCTACAAGGTGACGCTCGAAAGGGACTGGGCGCCTGAAGAGGTCCTGCCGCTTCCCAAGAAGCCGCAGAAGCTGCCGATCATCCTCAGTCCCGAGGAAGTTCAGCGGTTCCTCGGTTGCGTCCTCGACGTCAAACACCACGCCATCCTGACCACCTGCTATGCCGCCGGCTTGCGCATCTCGGAAGCGGTGCAGCTGAAGCCCACGGACATCGACAGCCAGAGAATGGTCATCCGCGTCGAGCAGGGCAAAGGCCAGAAGGACCGCTACGTGATGCTGTCGCCCAAGCTCCTGGAGATCCTGCGCAACTATTGGAAGCTGCGGCGGCCAGAGGGGTGGCTCTTCCCCGGCGATCGCGCCGGCCAGCCGATCACCAGGGATGCGGTGGGACACGCCTGCGCGAAAGCGCGCGACCTTTCCGGATTGTCCAAACCGGTCACGCCCCACAGCTTGCGCCATGCCTTTGCCGTCCATTTGCTGGAGGCCGGTGCCGACGTGCGCACCATTCAACTGCTGCTCGGTCACAGGAGTCTCGCGACCACCGCCCATTACCTGCGGATCGCCACCAACAAGGTCTGCGCCACGTCGAGCCCCTTCGAGCTCTTACCGCGTCCGGCGCCCACCCCGCCGCCGCCTGCCAAGCCGCAATACTTCTGA
- a CDS encoding IS91 family transposase, giving the protein MARSGPEVADIFRCYGEAYRAQHDASLSTAQRRVMTAIELCRTAALGGHVEACDQCGHRRIAFNSCRDRHCPRCQSLARAQWLEARRAELLDTQYFHVVFTLPEPIAAIAYQNKALVYGLLFRATAATLRTIAADPKHLGAEIGFFAVLHTWGQNLLHHPHLHCVVTGGGLSRDGHRWIACKPGFFLPVRVLSRLFRRLFLEHLEKAFDAGELQFFSGLQHLSERDAFQRYLAPLRKAEWVVFAKPPFAGPEQVLDYVGRYTHRVAISNNRVIDIEDGAVRFRWKDYRHGNRQKVMTVAADEFIRRFLLHVLPEGFHRIRYYGFLGNRYRAQKLAHCRDLLGMPVPEPSDSRPAKDYRDCYEDLTGHSLRQCPACRQGQMIIIEIFDGATGPPPYWDTS; this is encoded by the coding sequence ATGGCCCGCTCGGGGCCGGAAGTGGCGGATATCTTCCGCTGCTACGGCGAAGCCTATCGCGCACAGCACGATGCGTCGCTGTCGACCGCCCAGCGCCGCGTCATGACGGCGATCGAACTGTGCCGGACCGCCGCACTCGGTGGACACGTCGAAGCATGCGATCAATGCGGCCACCGGCGCATCGCCTTCAACAGTTGTCGCGATCGCCACTGTCCCCGCTGCCAATCGCTGGCTCGCGCGCAATGGCTGGAAGCTCGTCGCGCCGAGCTTCTCGACACGCAGTATTTTCATGTCGTCTTCACGCTGCCGGAGCCCATTGCCGCCATTGCCTATCAGAACAAGGCGCTCGTCTACGGCCTGCTCTTCCGCGCCACCGCCGCAACCCTGCGCACCATCGCCGCCGACCCCAAGCACCTGGGCGCCGAGATCGGCTTCTTCGCCGTGCTGCACACCTGGGGCCAGAACCTGCTTCATCATCCGCATCTGCATTGCGTCGTCACCGGCGGAGGCTTGTCTCGCGACGGCCATCGGTGGATCGCATGCAAGCCCGGCTTTTTCTTGCCCGTCCGGGTGCTCTCGCGCCTGTTCCGACGATTGTTCCTGGAGCATCTGGAGAAAGCCTTCGACGCCGGCGAACTGCAGTTTTTCTCTGGCCTGCAGCACCTGAGCGAGCGCGACGCCTTCCAGCGCTATTTGGCGCCGCTACGAAAGGCTGAGTGGGTCGTCTTTGCCAAGCCGCCCTTCGCCGGACCGGAGCAGGTACTCGACTATGTCGGCCGCTATACGCACCGCGTCGCCATTTCCAACAACCGCGTCATCGACATCGAGGACGGCGCCGTGCGTTTCCGCTGGAAGGACTACCGGCACGGCAATCGGCAGAAGGTCATGACCGTTGCGGCCGACGAGTTCATTCGCCGCTTCTTGTTGCACGTCCTGCCCGAGGGCTTCCATCGCATCCGCTACTACGGCTTTCTCGGCAATCGCTACCGGGCGCAAAAACTCGCCCACTGCCGCGACCTGCTCGGCATGCCGGTTCCCGAGCCGTCGGACAGTCGACCCGCAAAGGATTACCGCGACTGCTACGAGGATCTCACCGGTCATTCCCTCAGGCAATGCCCCGCCTGTCGTCAAGGTCAGATGATCATCATCGAAATCTTCGACGGCGCCACTGGACCCCCGCCATACTGGGATACGTCATGA
- a CDS encoding site-specific integrase, producing MIDLNEALAKDRWIGRLASHLDGFEALLDGQGYGKTTVQQKIKLLAGFSAWVERQDVPLSLLGEEDADLFLTELGLRPRRGDAWTIRQLVRYLRDTGGVPVLLPEVDTSAKGKLIDAFGEYLRKERGLSASTLTNYLPIIRGFLDEQFGGKDPGFDHLRVGDVHRFIVRRAQAGSLGRAKLAVTALRSFLRFLQQRGLLATDLAVAVPGIAGWRLAHLPKALRAEQVERLLVSCDRRTPAGRRDYAVLMLLARLGLRGGEVSALTLDDLDWDCGEIVVHGKGQRLARLPLPADVGAALVDYLRQDRPACSTRRVFIRTRAPRRGFVSQSTICCIVRRALKRAGLTPAFKGAHLLRHSLATDLLRRGASLVEIGQLLRHSQPNTTQIYAKVDIAALRAIALPWPGVAS from the coding sequence ATGATTGATCTGAATGAGGCGCTAGCCAAAGATCGCTGGATAGGCCGATTGGCTAGCCACCTGGATGGTTTCGAGGCTTTGCTCGATGGCCAGGGATACGGCAAAACGACTGTTCAGCAGAAGATTAAGCTCCTGGCCGGTTTCAGTGCTTGGGTGGAGAGGCAGGATGTTCCGCTGAGCTTGCTCGGGGAAGAGGACGCAGATCTATTTCTGACGGAACTTGGTCTGCGCCCGAGGCGTGGCGATGCTTGGACCATTCGGCAGTTGGTACGATATCTGCGCGACACGGGCGGCGTGCCGGTGCTGCTGCCAGAGGTCGATACGAGCGCCAAGGGTAAGCTGATCGACGCATTTGGGGAATACCTGCGCAAGGAGCGTGGTCTCTCGGCATCGACATTGACGAATTATCTGCCGATTATTCGTGGGTTCCTGGACGAACAGTTTGGCGGCAAGGATCCGGGTTTCGACCACCTGCGAGTGGGCGACGTTCATCGGTTCATCGTGCGGCGAGCCCAGGCCGGGTCGCTCGGCCGCGCCAAGTTGGCGGTCACGGCGCTGCGTTCGTTTCTGCGCTTCCTGCAGCAACGCGGTTTGCTTGCGACCGATCTCGCTGTCGCGGTGCCTGGGATCGCCGGCTGGCGCTTGGCACACTTGCCGAAGGCGCTGCGTGCAGAACAGGTCGAACGGCTCCTTGTGTCTTGCGACAGGAGAACACCGGCCGGCCGCAGGGACTACGCGGTTCTGATGCTGCTCGCGCGCCTCGGCTTACGGGGTGGCGAAGTCTCGGCCCTGACCCTGGACGATCTCGACTGGGATTGCGGCGAGATTGTCGTGCATGGCAAGGGTCAACGGCTGGCGCGGCTGCCACTGCCGGCGGATGTCGGTGCCGCCTTGGTCGACTATCTGCGGCAGGATCGGCCTGCTTGCTCAACACGCCGTGTCTTCATTCGCACGCGGGCTCCCAGACGCGGCTTTGTCAGCCAGTCGACTATTTGCTGCATCGTCCGTCGAGCGCTCAAGCGCGCCGGTCTGACGCCGGCGTTCAAGGGTGCGCACCTGCTGCGTCACTCACTCGCCACCGATCTGCTGCGCCGCGGCGCCTCGCTCGTTGAAATCGGTCAACTTCTCCGCCACAGCCAGCCGAACACGACACAGATCTATGCCAAAGTCGACATCGCGGCGTTGCGTGCCATTGCGCTACCCTGGCCAGGAGTCGCATCATGA
- a CDS encoding tyrosine-type recombinase/integrase, with product MSALQAALEEYLAARRALGHKLRLSGRLLQRFVVFAESSGATFITTEIALAWAMQPAEAQPAQWANRLAMVRRFARYCSAIDPRTVVPPTDLLPHRYRRPSSPYIYRDEEITRLIDAAKRLPSTVGLRPQTYATLFGLYAATGLRCNEPLRLDRGDTDLVDGILTVRDTKFGKSRYVPLHPSTQDALKIYAASRDRSCPNPVSSSFFLSERGTRLTEWAVRWTFVKLSREVGLRGANDSRGPRLHDLRHRLAVTTLLRWYRNGVDVERHLPELATYLGHAHITDTYWYLTATPELLQQALLRAEQSQPESRP from the coding sequence ATGAGCGCGTTGCAAGCGGCGCTCGAAGAGTACCTGGCCGCGCGCCGCGCCCTCGGCCATAAGCTGCGTCTTTCCGGACGGTTGCTGCAGCGCTTCGTTGTCTTTGCCGAATCTTCCGGCGCCACCTTCATCACCACCGAGATTGCCCTGGCCTGGGCCATGCAGCCGGCAGAGGCACAGCCCGCCCAGTGGGCCAACCGGTTGGCGATGGTTCGCCGGTTCGCGCGCTATTGCAGCGCCATTGACCCGCGGACCGTCGTCCCGCCGACCGACCTTCTTCCTCACCGGTATCGTCGACCATCGTCCCCCTATATTTATCGCGACGAAGAGATCACCCGACTGATCGACGCGGCAAAGCGCTTGCCGTCGACAGTCGGCCTTCGCCCGCAGACTTATGCCACGCTCTTCGGCTTGTACGCGGCGACCGGTCTGCGCTGTAACGAACCGCTGCGTCTCGATCGCGGCGACACCGATCTCGTTGACGGCATCCTGACGGTTCGCGACACGAAGTTCGGCAAGTCGCGCTATGTGCCGCTTCACCCCTCGACGCAAGACGCCCTCAAAATCTATGCGGCCAGCCGAGACCGGTCATGCCCAAATCCGGTGAGCTCCAGCTTCTTCCTTTCCGAGCGCGGGACGCGTTTGACCGAATGGGCCGTGCGGTGGACGTTCGTCAAGCTGTCGCGCGAGGTCGGCCTCCGCGGCGCCAATGACTCCCGCGGGCCACGCCTGCACGACCTTCGCCACCGACTGGCCGTGACAACATTGCTGCGCTGGTATCGCAACGGCGTCGATGTCGAACGCCACCTGCCCGAGTTGGCGACCTATCTCGGCCATGCCCACATCACCGACACCTATTGGTATTTGACGGCAACGCCGGAGCTGCTGCAGCAAGCGCTGCTGCGGGCAGAACAATCTCAGCCGGAATCCCGCCCATGA
- a CDS encoding tyrosine-type recombinase/integrase: MSAAPTFPALLEAFFTDRLIRQRQASPHTLASYRDTFCLLLAYAQRQLRKGASHVTLPDLDTAFLGAFLDHLERDRDNSARSRNVRLAAIHSFFRYVALHAPEHSAFAQRVLAIPSKRYVRRPVAFLTSIEVAALLAAPDLGSWIGRRDRALLLLAVQTGLRAAEIVGLRCEDIVLGPAAYVQCQGKGRKLRNTPLRKDTVTVLRAWLAERRGRSADPAFPTISGTSLSHDALQYLLNKHLAVARRDCPSLASKHVTPHVLRHTLAMDLLQHGVDRSVIALWLGHESVETTAIYLQADMKLKEQALARTDTADIRLGRYKPDDHLLAFLKSL; this comes from the coding sequence ATGAGCGCCGCCCCAACGTTCCCCGCTCTTCTTGAGGCCTTCTTCACCGATCGCCTCATCAGACAACGACAGGCAAGCCCGCATACGCTTGCGAGCTACCGCGATACCTTCTGCCTGCTGCTGGCCTATGCCCAGCGGCAGCTACGCAAGGGGGCCTCGCACGTCACCTTGCCGGATCTCGACACCGCGTTCCTCGGCGCCTTCCTCGATCATCTCGAACGCGACCGCGACAACAGCGCCCGCAGCCGCAATGTCCGTCTTGCCGCCATCCATTCCTTCTTCCGCTATGTGGCGTTGCATGCGCCGGAACACAGCGCATTTGCGCAGCGTGTGCTCGCCATCCCGAGCAAGCGTTATGTTCGCCGGCCGGTCGCCTTCCTCACCAGCATCGAAGTGGCCGCCTTGCTCGCCGCTCCCGACCTCGGCAGCTGGATCGGGCGCCGTGACCGGGCGCTTCTGTTGCTGGCCGTGCAGACCGGCCTGCGTGCTGCCGAAATCGTCGGCCTTCGCTGCGAGGACATTGTCCTCGGCCCGGCCGCCTATGTGCAATGCCAGGGAAAGGGCCGAAAACTCCGCAACACACCGCTTCGCAAGGATACGGTCACGGTGCTGCGTGCCTGGCTTGCCGAGCGACGCGGGCGGAGCGCCGATCCTGCCTTCCCGACGATAAGCGGCACGTCATTGAGTCACGACGCACTTCAATACCTGCTGAACAAGCACCTCGCCGTCGCACGTCGCGACTGCCCATCGCTGGCCAGCAAGCACGTAACGCCGCATGTCCTGAGGCATACCCTGGCAATGGATCTGCTCCAGCACGGCGTCGACCGCTCGGTCATCGCTCTGTGGCTGGGCCACGAGTCGGTCGAAACCACCGCCATCTATCTTCAGGCCGACATGAAGCTCAAGGAGCAAGCTCTGGCAAGGACCGACACGGCCGACATCCGGTTGGGCCGCTACAAGCCCGACGACCATCTCCTCGCATTCCTGAAGAGCCTCTGA
- a CDS encoding tyrosine-type recombinase/integrase, whose protein sequence is MLISAARLRNVGSPFYFTAESTMLLMSDDERNIVMTDQLPLGCFPEDADGNARSWPLVTEFMDYLRRTGAAEGYLQEFPGPAKHLLIWLDRNRIGVDAVDGDVVRRFLTHACDCPRPPGERYQTRHMHKPVFKGRIFHFVRFLEESGRIENPSSLDEGLRRIGDFIAYLGEQRYSPTTMKAYEFCCRHFVTWLHQYRIPLAAIDEGILRRFATHECICPGTFVHKAERNRDYQFRIERFVRFLITNGVLSSVASEDATGTDDLRDFRDWLRRHRGIGESTILDHARAVTRLRQQLGNDPASYDAALINRVILENLKTVSRVGAQQMCGSLRMYLRFLASRGECLPALVGAIPRIPRWRLATLPRYILNDDVERVIASCDPTTPRGLRDRAILLLLARLALRRGDVANLRLQDIDWDAALIRVAGKTRYTVALPLPQDVGDALAAYIEHARPPVESDRVFIRSIAPYKPFTDAGPISIVVSDALKRAGVDNPNLRGAHLLRHSAATNMVRSGATLDAVGALLRHRSPETTAIYAKVDTTMLMQVAQPWIGRATWR, encoded by the coding sequence TTGCTGATCTCAGCAGCCCGTCTGCGTAATGTAGGCTCTCCGTTCTACTTCACTGCTGAATCCACAATGCTCCTGATGTCTGACGACGAAAGGAACATTGTAATGACTGATCAACTACCACTCGGATGTTTTCCGGAAGACGCCGACGGCAATGCGCGATCGTGGCCGCTGGTCACGGAGTTCATGGACTATTTGCGCAGGACAGGAGCAGCCGAAGGGTATCTTCAGGAATTCCCTGGACCCGCAAAGCACCTTCTTATCTGGCTCGACAGGAATCGCATCGGGGTCGATGCGGTCGATGGCGACGTGGTGCGTCGGTTCCTGACACACGCCTGCGATTGTCCGCGACCGCCCGGCGAGCGCTATCAAACGCGCCACATGCACAAGCCGGTGTTCAAGGGACGCATCTTCCACTTCGTGAGGTTCCTGGAGGAAAGCGGCCGGATCGAAAACCCGTCCTCCCTAGATGAAGGGCTCCGGCGCATCGGCGACTTCATCGCCTATCTCGGCGAACAGCGCTACTCGCCGACCACCATGAAGGCTTACGAATTTTGCTGCCGCCACTTCGTAACCTGGCTTCATCAATACCGGATACCGCTGGCCGCCATCGACGAAGGAATCCTTCGGCGGTTCGCCACGCACGAGTGCATCTGCCCCGGCACGTTCGTGCACAAGGCGGAGCGCAACCGCGACTATCAGTTCCGGATCGAGCGCTTCGTGCGCTTCCTCATCACGAATGGCGTGCTCTCGAGCGTGGCATCCGAGGATGCCACCGGCACCGATGATCTGCGGGACTTTCGTGATTGGCTGCGTCGGCACCGTGGTATCGGAGAAAGCACCATCCTCGATCATGCCAGGGCGGTCACCCGACTGCGTCAGCAACTCGGCAACGATCCCGCGAGTTATGACGCGGCGCTGATCAACCGGGTGATCCTTGAGAATCTCAAGACGGTCTCGCGGGTGGGCGCGCAGCAAATGTGCGGCTCCCTGCGGATGTATCTGCGGTTCCTCGCTTCGAGAGGTGAATGTTTGCCGGCACTTGTCGGCGCCATTCCGAGGATACCGCGATGGCGGCTGGCGACGCTACCGCGCTACATTCTCAACGACGACGTCGAACGTGTCATCGCATCGTGCGATCCCACGACGCCGAGAGGATTGCGGGATCGCGCGATCCTCCTGCTTCTGGCACGATTGGCGTTGCGCCGGGGCGATGTCGCCAACCTGCGTCTTCAGGACATCGACTGGGACGCTGCCCTCATCAGGGTCGCGGGCAAGACGAGATACACCGTCGCGCTACCCCTGCCGCAGGATGTCGGTGATGCGCTCGCCGCTTACATCGAACACGCGCGACCGCCTGTCGAATCCGACAGGGTCTTCATCAGATCGATCGCGCCCTATAAGCCGTTCACGGACGCGGGGCCGATCTCGATCGTCGTCAGCGACGCTCTGAAGCGCGCCGGGGTAGACAACCCCAACCTGCGCGGCGCGCATCTGCTTCGTCATTCGGCGGCAACCAACATGGTGCGATCAGGGGCGACATTGGACGCGGTCGGCGCATTGCTGCGTCATCGCTCGCCCGAAACGACCGCCATCTATGCCAAGGTCGACACGACGATGCTCATGCAGGTGGCTCAACCCTGGATCGGGAGGGCGACATGGCGATGA
- a CDS encoding helix-turn-helix domain-containing protein: MNGSASLPQVVEGRFEDIDALAASPLAWNLQYEQIGPGRFHGRLTQLVLGQLQLARETRSTGVLQRGAAPSGTWAFGLPLMTEGSLHIRRRPAPPGQLLVATSRDDIGLTATGAIDLMVVVLPTARINHWVQVRRGIEKVDVDLPSPRWQIPATEMTRRAEALSDLLQVLSVRPDALWSDCSLPVVEAQIVEVILGLIPSAEIIEPLHSRARIARAVLKLLLDRLDDPPSITELCLLVGARERTLYLSCVEAFGRPPLRLLAELRLNATHRVLQRPSEETSVTAVAAQYGFNHFGRFSAAYRRQFGELPSATLTKTRGH, translated from the coding sequence ATGAATGGATCAGCGAGCCTACCACAAGTCGTCGAAGGCCGCTTCGAAGATATCGACGCCTTGGCGGCGAGCCCGCTTGCCTGGAATCTGCAATACGAGCAGATCGGGCCTGGGCGTTTCCATGGCCGGTTGACACAGCTCGTGCTTGGCCAACTTCAGTTAGCTCGTGAAACCCGGTCGACTGGGGTTTTGCAGCGCGGGGCCGCGCCGTCAGGCACATGGGCCTTCGGCTTGCCGCTGATGACGGAAGGGTCGCTGCACATACGCCGCAGGCCCGCACCTCCCGGCCAGCTGCTGGTTGCCACCTCGCGCGACGACATCGGCCTTACGGCGACCGGAGCGATCGACCTCATGGTCGTCGTGCTGCCGACAGCGAGGATCAACCACTGGGTGCAGGTGCGGCGCGGCATCGAGAAGGTCGACGTCGACCTTCCGTCGCCGCGATGGCAGATTCCTGCGACCGAGATGACGCGCCGTGCCGAGGCACTATCTGACTTGCTGCAGGTGCTCAGCGTCAGACCGGATGCTCTCTGGAGCGACTGCAGCTTGCCCGTGGTCGAAGCACAGATCGTCGAAGTCATCCTCGGGCTGATCCCTTCCGCCGAAATCATCGAGCCCCTGCACAGCCGAGCCCGCATCGCGCGGGCGGTGCTCAAGCTGCTGCTCGACCGGCTCGACGACCCACCCAGCATCACCGAATTGTGCCTGCTGGTTGGCGCCAGAGAGCGCACACTGTATCTCAGCTGCGTCGAAGCCTTCGGTCGCCCGCCCTTGAGGCTCCTGGCCGAACTGCGGCTCAACGCCACGCATCGGGTGCTACAGCGTCCCAGCGAGGAGACCAGCGTGACTGCTGTCGCCGCACAGTATGGTTTCAACCATTTCGGGCGTTTCTCGGCCGCCTATCGACGCCAATTTGGAGAGCTACCGTCGGCTACGCTCACCAAGACCCGTGGCCATTGA